In Carassius auratus strain Wakin chromosome 39, ASM336829v1, whole genome shotgun sequence, a genomic segment contains:
- the LOC113058094 gene encoding microfibril-associated glycoprotein 4 yields MLTNMIVLLCLSALFPVLMCAEDGKSRCLLAKDCSDVYACGYSTSGVYIVTSADGPLRIYCEMVSGGENDRGQWAVILRRMNGEVNFFRPWESYKWDFGNKAGEYWLGLEFIHQLTRRYKYKLRVDVEDFDGKKAYALYNSFSVGSEADGYELQVSGFVDGGAGDSLSYHNGMKFSTFDKDQDLSGGNCALKYYQGGFWYNKCYYTNPTGHYLWEKDNKVTNIGATWYNWKKSWDSLKSITMKIRRVK; encoded by the exons ATGCTCACAAACATGATT gtgttgctgtgtttgtctgcgcTGTTTCCCGTGTTGATGTGCGCTGAAGATGGCAAATCCAGATGTCTTCTTGCCAAAGACTGCTCTGATGTTTATGCATGCGGATACAGTACCAGTGGTGTGTACATCGTCACCTCAGCAGATGGACCGCTGCGGATCTACTGTGAGATGGTCTCTGGTGGAGAAAACGACAGAGGACAGTGGGCG GTGATTCTCAGGCGGATGAACGGCGAGGTGAATTTCTTTCGGCCGTGGGAGAGTTATAAATGGGATTTTGGTAATAAAGCTGGTGAATACTGGCTGG GTTTAGAGTTTATTCACCAGCTGACGCGCAGATACAAGTATAAACTCAGAGTAGATGTGGAGGACTTTGATGGGAAGAAGGCTTACGCTCTGTACAACTCTTTCTCTGTGGGATCTGAGGCTGATGGGTACGAACTGCAAGTGAGCGGCTTTGTAGACGGAGGAGCAG GTGATTCTTTGAGTTATCATAATGGAATGAAGTTCTCCACCTTTGACAAAGACCAAGATCTTTCAGGAGGCAACTGCGCTTTGAAATACTATCAAGGAGGATTTTGGTACAACAAATGTTATTACACAAACCCCACCGGTCACTATCTGTGGGAGAAAGATAATAAAGTGACAAATATTGGAGCCACTTGGTACAACTGGAAGAAGAGCTGGGATTCTCTGAAGTCCATCACCATGAAGATCAGACGTGTGAAGTAG
- the ube2ka gene encoding ubiquitin-conjugating enzyme E2Ka, protein MNSMANIAVQRIKREFKEVLKSEETSKNQIKVDLVDENFTELKGEIAGPPDTPYEGGRYQLEIKIPETYPFNPPKVRFITKIWHPNISSVTGAICLDILKDQWAAAMTLRTVLLSLQALLAAAEPDDPQDAVVANQYKQNPEMFKQTARLWSHVYAGAPVSSPEYTRKIDKLCAMGFDKNAVIVALSSKSWDEETATELLLSN, encoded by the exons atgaacagCATGGCCAACATCGCGGTCCAGCGGATCAAACGGGAGTTTAAAGAGGTCCTGAAAAGCGAAGAG acGAGTAAAAACCAAATCAAGGTGGATTTAGTGGATGAGAATTTCACAGAACTGAAGGGGGAGATCGCAGGACCACCAGACACACCTTATGAAG GAGGCAGATATCAACTAGAAATTAAAATTCCAGAGACATATCCATTTAATCCACCAAAG GTTCGTTTTATAACGAAGATCTGGCATCCCAACATCAGCTCAGTAACAGGCGCCATATGTTTGGACATCCTGAAGGACCAGTG ggccgCGGCGATGACCCTCCGAACAGTTTTACTGTCACTACAGGCTCTTCTGGCCGCCGCTGAACCAGATGACCCACAGGACGCTGTAGTTGCCAATCAG TATAAACAGAACCCAGAGATGTTCAAACAGACGGCTCGACTCTGGTCACATGTTTACGCAGGAGCTCCCGTCTCCAGCCCAGAATACACTCGCAAAATAGACAAGCTCTGCGCCATGGGCTTCGATAAA AACGCAGTAATCGTGGCGTTGTCGTCGAAATCCTGGGACGAGGAGACGGCGACAGAACTCTTGCTTAGCAACTGA